ataacaaagttgatcgtacccaaaatgccctaactagagtgatcatcactagtcgaggaggacggtttaattacatcacaaataaagtttcgtcgtgcataactcaaagttagtcatacagaaagtatggactaaacggacacattgtcatatagctTTAGATTCATTCccgggaaacaacaaaaggccacttgggcacaatcgaaacatgggcaaacacaattgaggaatttgcatatatcctgaccacttcaaatttgcatgtctTAGCGTTTGACACTTCAataaaatctacacaaatctcatgctctctcaaactcaattcaaaaacaaatatagattatatttagttaactactgaactaaactttactctaaactaaaccctactatcctaattaacatctagttaaataaactcaattcaaaaactaaaccctactgaactaattaacatctacattatctactacttaacatcatctattattaccctaactaaaaaacatcaacattatctactacttaacattaaCATCTATTAACTAAAAAGGatgggtggggggcttacagagaggggagagacggtggcggggaggtgctcggtgacggaggtacgggcggcgagggcgggctcaggattgggatgcggtggtcctggagggctcgggggcggtgaggtcaagggtggcggcggtgaggtcaagggaggcggcggtgaggtcgagggcggcccgagaggcggcggcggtgaggctgggcggcctcgggcggcggccgtgaggatgagcacggcgTCGACGCCGACAGAAGATGGCGGGTGGGAGAgacggtgaagtgggggagacggcggcgaagtggagcGAGGGatcgatttgggggagaagtggtggccggggggaaaccgtttttggttaagtcaaaagtaACGGTAGCGCGTTACAGAAAACGCGCTTTAGCGCGTTTcaaagaacgcgctactgctacgtcttcatcatttttttccctttttcatttatttttctttacattatatatttttcctttctcatttttctatttctttcattttcatttacttctctattcgtttttcatttcattttattttcgttagcagtagcgatttacgcataaacgcgctgctataagtttattagcggtagcgcggtttctggaagatcgctactactatgtgtagcccatcggctaagtgattggaattttagtagtagcgagttttcggtGAGACGCGCTACTGATATATGTCCATCTGCAGTGCGCTTATTTTGCACACGCTACTGCTGTCTAGCAGTAGCATActcttttaacaagcgctactgctaaaattctgtgtataacgttttccctagtagtgaatgaaAAAGACGTCGAGCGATTGCAAGCTCGAGGAGCAAGGAAGGATGGAAGAAAGCTTGACTGAATCGTCGACTTCACATCGACCGCACCATGAAGGCTCAGGACTCCAATGAGTAAGAGTAGGGCATGGGAAACGGCGGCGCCTCGAGTCCCATGAGTCGGTGTGTGTCCTGTGTCCTACGCTACTTTGCCGGTGACCGGAGCAACACTTTGAGGGGCACATCCGGTTGCCAGACAAGGGCACGGTGGAGCCGGACAAGCGTCGCTTAGATTAGGTGTCACGTTCCATGTAATTGTATGGATTTGAGCTTTTGTAATTGAGGGATTCGGTTGTGGAAATGATTTTTTAAGATGTTACCGGCCACTATTGTGGATACGTTCAGATGCATCCGCAGGCATTTGCGGGATCGAATTTGTGTATTCTGCTGTAGATGCTCTTTTTTTTAAAGAGGCCGTAGATGCTCTTATTACTAGACCTTGATTGCAACTTTACAAGCATACTCTTTGAGACTTTTGACTGGTCAAACTTGTACTGGTCGGAGCGATGAGAATTTCAGAAGAGACAAAGGAGGTTGTATGTTTCTGTCAACATCACTAATGCTGGCCATTTCGGGCAACTATGAGTTAAGCTAATTAACCTTGCCCATCTTCCGGAGCTGGAGTGGACCTTGCCCGATTAAGCTAAACACAGTTGGCAACTTGGCATTATACCAAACTCGGATGCTTATTCTCCTCTCCCAAGCACACTTGCTCCCTCCCCTGCATTATTTTTGTTACTAAATTTGGAAAATGGAGGTTCCTCTCTGACCTCTGCATCCATCCTTATATATAGTCACAATTTGTTTCGTCATGATTTGAACTATCAAATTATCAACTTGGTTTGCCCTTGATGAACGTTGACAATACGGCACCAAAGCCCGATATCACTCAACAACAAGAGGTATTTTCTGACCCCTTTTCCAAAAAAGAAAACAACAAGTGGTATTTTCTGCGCAAAGGAAAAAAAAACAGGGTATTTGTGCACGATGCGGTCAGTCGACTGAACGTGTTCCCTTGTGGAAAATACTCATTTTTCATAACTCTATTGGCAGGTTTGATTGATAAGAATTTCATAAAGAGACAAAAGAGGTGGTATGGTTCTGTGAGCAACTCAGCATACATAATGATGGCCATTTCAGGCAACTATGAATTAAGCTAATTAAACTTGCCCGTCTTCCGGACCAGGAGTTGATGTTGCCCGGTTAAGCTAAACACAGTTGGCAACTTGGCATTATAGCAAACGCCAAGAACACTTGCTCTCCCCGATTAGATTTGTTACTCTTTTTGGAAAAATGGGCGTTCCTCTCTGACCTTTCCATCCATCCATACACCAACAACTTGCTTTGTATACTGTAATAATGTACTGAGCTATCAAATGATCAAGCGGCATCAAGTTGATCATTCTCCCCGACTAGATTTGTTACTATTTTTTGGAAAAATGAGCGTTCCTCTGCGACCTTTGCATCCATCCATAGATCAACAGCTTGTTTTGCATTGTAGTAATGTCTTCTAATGATCAACTTGATTTGCCTTTGATGAACTATCTAATGATCAACTTGATAACAAGCCGTATTTGTGCAGGATGTGATCGGAAGAACGTGTTCGTTTGCTGTGACTTTGAAAGCACTTGTTAATTTTGTCTCGATGCAGAGCCCTGAGTGGACTATCAACAACTTACAGATCTGAACTTGGCTGGTGGCATAGCTGGCTCTGCCTAGTGTGTGCACATGACTCGTGATTAGATGTTGATGAGACTACAAGGAAAGCCACACCACCATATCGACACGCTTCGTTACTTTATTCGTGTGGGAGCCATTATTGCATGTCGCCACGCAATGCTCACGACAGCGTCCATGACATCAGCATCGATGAATTGAGGATAAGAATGTACTAGCAGTTTGTATATAGGGTGCACTTATCCTTGTGGTGCTACCAGAGCGCATATGCCGTAGCATATTTTAagatatttgaaaaaaaaatcaaaaaatgaaaCACATTGACGCAACATCAATGTATGTTGTTATAAAATTTTATACTAAAATTTGAAACATTACTCGAGATACATAAATGATAATTTTGAGATCAATGTGATAGTGGATCAAACCTAAATACCAACTTATCTTATgtactgttcagtgtctaatttgaTATTTTTATTTTTGAGCTATGTTTGAAATTTTGCAACAACATACATTAATGTTGTGTGAATATGCTacaattttttttctgaattttttgaacattttaaataTAACATGGATGTTTGGTGCACCGGGTGCACCAGATATTCTCCCACTACTAcccctggctggctggctggctctaGTTTATTTGTATTGCTACTTGCAAGATGCTGTTTCATGTGAGCTGATCCAAGCTTAGCGTTGCTAACGAACTGTTTTGGTTACCTTTTCAAATGTAGCTTTTCTTTGCCAACGCTATGCATTTATTTTCTTTAGGAAAACGCCCAAGCTCATATACTAAATAAAATTAAACATTTGCAAAAACTTCCTGACAAGAATACGAAACTACAGGTAAGTCCTTGAAGAAGTCACCGCATGCAGTCTTCCTTATGCATTCACCGACAACACGCTGTGAGCATATTCGTTGCCGCATCCGAGTCTCCATCTTACCAAAGCAACCTTGTTGAAACACATGAGCCTGTAGAAACAGTGACCGGGAAGTCATTTGATACAAACTAGCAGACATTAGTGACCATGATTTGAGAAGTTGTCGTCCCAAAGAAGCTAGCAACGAGGAGGACCAAACAATAATTCCATCTCCAGCCATGGAAACACAAACTTCATAATTCCCTGACAGAGCCGTATCTGGTGGAGAACAAAACTATGCCGCAACGTTACCCGCCCAGCCCCCTCCATAGGACGCCGCCGTCATGGAAAAACAATAATCATGCCATACCTGAATGCTCGACGATTGACATCATACACATCGACACCCCTACCATGAGTCGACATGGCAAAAGCCAAGGATCATTATTCTCATCATCATTGCTAACCCAACTTCATCGACAACGAAAAACTCAAAACCCAATAGAAGACGATACGAACACATATATCCAAGGTTCCCCCACCATCACACTGCCATAGTGGTCGTCAGAGGGCAGGGAAACCTGCGGTGGCGTCGACGGATCAAGGGGAAATGCAGTTGCCTCCCACTCTCAAACCCTAGAAAAAATTATTCATACTAACACTGTGCATCTCTGATAGAACGCTTTCCATGCATTCGTGTTCCTTTGGAACAAATGGGCTGGGCCAGCTAGGAGCTAGCTAATACTTTTATTTTACCGAAAACAGCAGGTGATTTACCTACTGTAATTTAGTTACAGAACATAAATACTTGGAGAATGGACGAACGCGAGCTTAGAAGCTAAATGTGTTGTACATGAGATATATTTTTTTGCGGTGGTCTTACATGACAATATGGAGCAATAACCCTATTCTTATGGAATAAAACTCTTTACCCTCGCAAAAAAAAACCCGCAAGCTTCAGAGACAGCAGGCCTGTTGCACTGCATAGGCATAAATAAGCTCAAGTCTTTCTTTTTTCTGCGAGGAAATAAGCTcaagttttttttttgcgaagaaATAAGCTCAAGTCTGTTATAGTAGTTCATCTCAAAAAACTTTCTAGTAACTTGTGATGTTGTACTACTATCATTACAATTATCTCTCACAACATGCATGCAATTATTAAGTTTCAGGTAGATGTTTGCATGCGCAACAAGTTGATCTAGCTAAAACACTGAGTTTCACGAGCTAACTAGCTAGTTACCATCCCCAGAGTGACGACGAAAAAGTGATTTGACCTCCATTTCCATCTCCCACTGCTTGGGCGACAGGAACGGCAACGAGGAAGAAGACAGCTCATCATACGTGTAGTTGTAGCTGGGCACGGTCACGGACATGTCCGCGTCTTCCTCCTTCTTCAACCTCGAGATACCAACAGCCGAAGAGAGCGACGCTTTGGAGAAGTCGAGCACCTGCGAGTTATTAGCGCTGCTTGAGCTGCTGGGTGGTTGGTCTTGGTCTTCATCTGGGAACAAAGTATCGCATGTGTGGTCGTTGATGAGGGTGACCAAGAACATGGGCGGGTCGCTGCTGTTCTGCTGCTGCACGTACTTCTTCGCCGGGCACTTGTGCTCGTCGCTGTATCCGCATCTGTAGTATAACCTGCAAGATTTACCAAGCGGGTGAACACGTAGATTTTTTATGTTCTCGGTTAATTTTTGTTGGAACAAACATGAGTTAGGAGTCAGGAGTTAGGACTACATGGAAAACACACTGTGAATTCACGTAAGTTACTTCTGGCGATAGATGAAATGCGGTAAATTAATTCAAAGTTTTATATAGCCACTCTATAGTGGTTTGAGCAGGATGCCACTAAATGGTATTCATGTATAATTGTCTGATAAGGTTGCAATATAGTGAGGCTATAACCCGCAATAGCAGCGCTATAGCTGTTTGAGTAGGGTGCCACTATTTGGCATAGCCCGCTAATTGAAACTGCAGATAAATGATGGCGAGTCACCGGTAGAAAAACCCGGCCTCTGCAATAACTTGACATGAAAAGCATGTTGAGTCATCGATGATGCACAACATATGCATCTATGGAAAATGTTTTCGAACCTCCACACATTGAAAAAAAGAGAGGACTATATCTAGTATAACTTCTCATTTTATGTACATTTTTTGTGCTACCGCATATACTTATACGTCTGTCTAATTAAAGGTAGGATGTGGAGGTCCTAACTGTTATACTAACAAAAAGCTTATTAGAAAATTAAGCCAGCTTTCGGAAGGTGGCTAATATTCAATGTCCCCCAAATGGGGCATAATTCAACTATATATTTTGGGGAAACTAATTGATGTGAGGTCATGATCCATGCCAGGCCACAAATGCTTAATTTAAAGTTCAGGTACTTTGATGTTTTCATTTCAACAACACAACACAGCTCCAGCTAGTGCTTTACAGTTGAGTCCATGTGGGTTAAATtaggtttttttagaaaaggatgtGGGTTAAATTAGGTAAAATAAAAAAACCACAAAATGAAAGAGAGAACTCTCCCAGCGTCTGCATCTAAGGATACACAGATATATGCCAAGGTACAAAGGAATTGAATAGAGGTGTACTAGTTACTACTTACGGAAACTGATTACTAGCTTTCGTTATTAATCCACAGGAGGAAATGCAAGGTACATATCCATAAGCTAATGCCACATTTATAGAAATGAATAAGAAAGTGGATAAAAGTCCATCAAATTAAGCATTATACCTTGGAAAATCAGCATGGAGGATCTTCTTCTCCCCATATTTCCTCCAGTGGAATCGATCATTTTCTGGTGCCTCGGTTAGTATCTCCTTGCTATATAACAAGATgggagaaataaaaagaaataagctTTACTGCACATATATATACTTTCCTAGCTAACCATAAAATATAGATCAATGGTACGCGCGGAGAGAAACAACAATATGCTACTGCATGATGCCCCACCAACTGGGATAAACAAGATCTAGCAACAAAGCAACAACTTCGTTATCAAGAATATAAAGGAACTAGATTAGATAGCTGTTAACTGTGCCATGGGATGACAGTGATTAGTTCTTTTTTAGGGATATGAATGACTAGTTCATCCTCACTGCAAAACCAAAAATACACCATAGATCTGATAATACCAATCCTTCTCAAGCACAGATCCCCACAGATACGCATGCCACAGTACTATCCAACAGTACTATTTGCTGTAGCAAACATCGCACGGAGTCTTTAAGTAGGTACTCACATTGGGAGCTCCTCGCCATAGGTGCCTCGCCGATGCTTCGCCTTCCTGTTCCTGGTGCGTGCGACTGCGCCGTTTCGCACCCCGCCACCACCGGAGGCGCCAGAAGCATGGCcggcgtcggaggaggaggagcagtagtACTGCTCTCTCTCGGACTGGAGCACAGAGAGTGACGACGCGAGGGCCGTGGTGATGTCGGTCACGTTGGCCAGCGCGGCGTCACGGCGGCTGTCCTCCGGGATGAGCTCCACCTGCTGCCGGAGGAACTCCGCAAGCTGAgagcccttccggagctcctctatGACAGCGTCTCTCTGGTCGGAGGGCGACgggggcgccggcggcggcgacaTCTCGGACTTGGGCCGCATCGCCATTGGGGAATATTGAGGAGGTGGAGACGATGTGAACTCTGGCTGGGGTTGGACCTGCTGGATGCTTTGGATAATGGCCTTGGAGACCAGCTGGCTGGGGAGGTGTTATGGCTATGTGTCCGTATGGGTTTAATTATTCAACGCTGATACTGTAATGCAAATGCCTGTCGACTGAGGAGTATCTATACAGCGTGTTTAGGTGCAAAAGAGAATTGTTTATCTATCCAGCCTTGCAAGTGTTTAAGCGCATGCATGTGTGCGATTTGTGACTGACCGTATGTGTGGATTATTTGAATTTGGGGCTAATTGTGTTGTGAATATGACTCATGGAAGACAATGGCCAAAGGAGAAGACTAGAATTTAACAAAATAAGATCAATGAAGTTTATGTGTGGTTTATGACCCCTTTGGTGTACAATGCCTACCGAGGATTTGTTATGTATGATCCACCTGCTGCCGGAGTAGCGACCCATCATGTATACCACCCGATGGTCATCCGAGGAAGCAGAGATGGGATTGGGAGGACATCCAAAGGACGAAAACGCAAGTGGTTTCGAAGGGCTGGAATGCTGCACAGTTATAATGTTtttaaattatactccctccgtttaaaaatataagatgttctatttTTTTTCTGAATTAGATGTATGTATATACGTTTTAGTATGTTTGTTCACTCAATTTAATCCGTacgtagtccatattaaaatattcaaaatatattatatttgtgaacggagggagtaggacatAAAAAAAATACGATGCCAATACTGTTAGTAGAACAACCTTATAAGAAGTCATGTTCCATAAAAAACTAACCTGCTAGCAAGGGACCTGTTACCCTGGTAAGCCGCGCTCTGCACCATCCAGAGCCTATGTCGGATAAAACCCCCTTACACATTGGTCATCACAACATCAACATGGGCCTCCTTACACCAACATTACGACCCATCAACATGGACCGATTGTTGTTATTTGCATCTGGGCAATCTAGGAAATCACCCTCCCGCCGTTATATGTCATGTTCTGCACCCATCGAAATGATGTGGAGCTAAACAAGCCAAATTTGTACGTAGTATATACAAAATAATCTGAACAATGTGTAAACAAACATGGTATTATTCTTCGTTCCTTTTAACATAAGGGGTCAAATTGGTTTGTGGGCCACAAACAGATGAATTATTTGTTTCAAAGGGATTTCACATAATTTTGGGAGGATTCAAATCGTTAGAAACTTTTCGTATGGGGTCGTTTTGATTGTGGAATTGAAATGTTTAGGAGTTTACCTTAGGATTTCTTTGCACTATATTCTCGAGAATATTTTTCCATGCACCCAAATTTCTAGGTCAAGTACTTTAGTATTCTTGTGGCATGTCAAACACTCTTTGCTGCTAATCCTATAGGATTGACGAGTATATGGCATTCAAATCAAGTGTTTTTCTATTCTCGCATCTATGAAATACCGCAATCAAAGAGGTCTTCAAATTATGAGGCCTCTTCTCCGTAGAAATAAAACGAGGCCTTCAACTAGTACCATTAAAAATCTTCAACATGGGCGTAAGGATGCATTTTCTAAAATATATGTCCATTTGGTGGATCTAGTACTAGATACAGAGGGTGGCTGTAGAGACATATCAATTGGCTCATCAACATTTGGACGTCACGTTTATGAAACACAGAACATTAATTAACTGTTGGATTTTTGGCAAGGTCAGGACAATGACTTTATCTCCCTGGCTAGTTTAATTGGCCCTTGGTTTGTCCTAACACTTTCACATTTTGTACACATAATTGTGACACTGGATTAAAAAAATCAACTAGGATGGTCACAATCGAAGCAAAATAATATCGATTTCACTGATGCACAAAAAAAATTACATGCACTAGCGACAGGGGTGACTGTGAATCTGTGGTGTTGACTGTTGAACATCAATGCATGGTAATTTTCATTTTCATGACTAATTCTTGAATTGTTGGTCAAGTCCAATTGCATGTGTGATCTACCCAGACGAAAAAAAAAATATCGGTTGTGGTTTTCGCCTCACGTGATTATTTGATGACCGGTGGAAGAGTCGTGGGCGTGATGTGGCCTGTGTGACATCCAGGGGCTGAGGTAATCTGGCTTCCTCACGGTGTGTTTGAGGGGTCCCTTGTTGTATACTACACGCAGGTAAGAGGCCCCTAATAACATAAGAATTCCAGATAATGGCCAACGCAAGATTAGTTGCATGGTTGTTACAATCAATCACCGGGTTCTAGTGTGTTGGAGCTCAGTTCGCCGCCCACGTGATAATTCGCAGTCCAGCGCATGCAGTGAGCAGCCCGTTCACCCGGTCTGCATTAGTCAAATGGGGGTAATTAATTAGCCACTAATCAGGGCATGGTCTGCCACCCACGTTCTCACCGACCCACTAGGCCATCAGCGGCTTCAAGGAGCTTCGTCTCGCCTCGCCTCGCATCGAATGCATCGTCAGGTTGCTGTCCACCGCTGGGTCGATGCAAGCGACGTACTACGTACGT
The sequence above is a segment of the Triticum dicoccoides isolate Atlit2015 ecotype Zavitan chromosome 1A, WEW_v2.0, whole genome shotgun sequence genome. Coding sequences within it:
- the LOC119311534 gene encoding WRKY transcription factor 55-like; its protein translation is MAMRPKSEMSPPPAPPSPSDQRDAVIEELRKGSQLAEFLRQQVELIPEDSRRDAALANVTDITTALASSLSVLQSEREQYYCSSSSDAGHASGASGGGGVRNGAVARTRNRKAKHRRGTYGEELPIKEILTEAPENDRFHWRKYGEKKILHADFPRLYYRCGYSDEHKCPAKKYVQQQNSSDPPMFLVTLINDHTCDTLFPDEDQDQPPSSSSSANNSQVLDFSKASLSSAVGISRLKKEEDADMSVTVPSYNYTYDELSSSSLPFLSPKQWEMEMEVKSLFRRHSGDGN